A part of Limibacillus halophilus genomic DNA contains:
- a CDS encoding ornithine cyclodeaminase family protein, producing the protein MSNEVLYLSRSDIDSLAIPMHAVIEMTESALREKSRGKAIMPAKHWISPAGERFFSAMSGALLESGAVTCKWQSGSPENAKLGLPYITGLLLLNDLATGRARAVMDSTWITAQRTAAATAVAAKYLACSTPRTLAIIGCGVQGRTNLQALRIIHSSLCELRAFDIDPDRAKAYVAEAASTHGIAACSFPSVREAVADADIVVTCGPIVSNGDRIIQGRWLKPGALLVTLDYDCYLDPLAINQFDAVFTDDVEQVEHLKEYGFFAALPESLMELGTVFQAPGHARKGEADRILSVNLGLAIEDTAVADLIDQDARAKGVGTILQL; encoded by the coding sequence ATGTCCAACGAAGTGCTCTACCTCAGTAGGTCCGACATCGATAGTCTGGCAATACCCATGCACGCAGTGATCGAGATGACCGAATCTGCATTGCGCGAGAAATCACGTGGCAAGGCGATCATGCCGGCCAAACATTGGATATCGCCAGCGGGAGAGCGGTTTTTCTCCGCAATGAGTGGGGCTTTGCTGGAGAGCGGCGCGGTGACCTGCAAGTGGCAGAGTGGATCACCTGAGAATGCAAAGCTGGGACTCCCATACATAACCGGGCTTTTGCTGCTGAACGATTTGGCGACCGGACGGGCCAGGGCGGTAATGGATTCCACCTGGATCACCGCGCAGCGTACAGCCGCCGCTACTGCGGTGGCAGCCAAGTATCTCGCCTGCTCGACACCCCGCACGCTGGCGATCATTGGCTGCGGCGTTCAGGGGCGCACCAACCTCCAGGCCTTGCGAATCATCCATTCTTCATTGTGTGAATTACGGGCTTTCGATATCGACCCGGATAGGGCGAAGGCATATGTCGCCGAAGCTGCCAGTACCCATGGAATTGCTGCTTGTAGTTTTCCTAGTGTGAGGGAAGCGGTCGCCGACGCGGACATTGTCGTCACTTGCGGTCCAATTGTCTCAAACGGGGATCGGATTATTCAAGGCCGGTGGCTTAAGCCAGGCGCTCTTCTGGTAACGCTGGACTATGATTGTTATCTCGATCCGTTGGCGATCAATCAATTTGATGCGGTTTTCACCGATGATGTTGAGCAGGTTGAACATTTGAAAGAGTATGGTTTCTTTGCCGCGCTTCCGGAAAGTCTGATGGAGCTTGGCACGGTCTTTCAAGCGCCTGGGCACGCTCGCAAAGGAGAAGCTGATCGTATTCTGTCGGTCAATTTGGGGCTGGCGATTGAAGATACGGCTGTTGCGGATCTGATAGACCAGGATGCGCGCGCCAAAGGCGTCGGAACGATTCTGCAGCTCTAA
- a CDS encoding glutathione S-transferase family protein, producing MLVDGKWTADWDPVQAKDEKGRFVRQVSSFRHWVTPNGKASPTGGEGFKAAPGRYHLYVALICPWASRTLLARKLKKLDDVISVTVVEPALTDQGWWFGDFPGSGPDTLNGATYLHELYTRADPGYTGRATVPVLWDKKRKTIVNNESSDILRMLNSAFDAFGDASVDLYPQACRAEIDALNKEMYEKLNNGVYKAGFASSQAAYEEAVTDVFAMLETLEGRLSNGRSFLFGDGLTESDIRLFVTLVRFDAAYHGLFKCNIRQLADYPAISAYIERIYALPGVSETVNLDHIKAGYYSIKALNPSGIIPVGPRLRFAA from the coding sequence ATGCTTGTCGATGGTAAATGGACCGCCGACTGGGACCCGGTTCAAGCAAAAGATGAGAAGGGACGTTTCGTTCGGCAGGTATCCAGCTTTCGCCATTGGGTGACGCCCAATGGCAAGGCGAGCCCCACGGGGGGCGAAGGCTTCAAGGCTGCGCCGGGGCGCTACCACCTATATGTTGCCCTGATCTGCCCGTGGGCATCGCGCACTCTGCTGGCGCGCAAGTTGAAAAAGCTCGACGATGTGATCAGCGTGACAGTCGTCGAGCCAGCCCTGACCGATCAGGGATGGTGGTTCGGCGACTTTCCGGGCTCAGGGCCGGATACGCTGAACGGCGCGACATATCTGCATGAACTCTATACCCGTGCCGATCCGGGCTATACCGGCCGCGCCACGGTCCCGGTCCTCTGGGACAAGAAGAGGAAGACCATCGTCAACAACGAGTCGAGCGACATCCTGCGCATGCTGAATTCAGCGTTCGACGCTTTCGGCGACGCGTCTGTCGATCTCTATCCGCAAGCATGCCGCGCGGAAATCGACGCGCTGAACAAGGAGATGTACGAGAAGCTTAACAACGGTGTCTATAAGGCTGGTTTCGCGTCCAGCCAGGCGGCCTATGAGGAAGCGGTAACGGACGTCTTCGCGATGCTGGAAACCCTTGAAGGCCGCCTGTCTAATGGCCGCTCCTTCCTCTTCGGCGATGGCCTGACGGAGTCCGATATCCGGCTGTTCGTCACGCTGGTCCGTTTCGATGCGGCCTATCACGGGCTGTTCAAGTGCAACATCCGGCAGCTTGCCGACTATCCGGCGATATCGGCCTATATCGAGCGGATTTATGCGCTTCCCGGAGTCTCCGAGACTGTCAATCTCGACCATATCAAGGCCGGATATTACTCGATCAAGGCACTTAACCCGTCAGGCATTATACCTGTCGGTCCGCGACTTCGCTTTGCCGCGTAA